A genomic segment from Micromonospora echinaurantiaca encodes:
- a CDS encoding acyl-CoA synthetase: MTLLTALSTAADDRPDAVRVAGRSISRARLLASATAVADRVRGLDRVAVLATPSLETVVGIVGALLADVTVVPLPPDAGPMEREHILRDSAAAAVLAATGHDVGGDLPVVPVSPDLRSSTSHPVPAPDRPALILYTSGTTGLPKGVLLSRRAIAACLDGLADAWAWTPDDLLVHGLPLFHVHGLVLGLLGPLRHGSRLDHVGRPHPERYAAAGGTLLFGVPTVWSRICADPAAARALRRARLLVSGSAALPAAVFDGLRALTGHRVAERYGMTETLITVSARADGPREAGWVGWPLPGVGTRLVDEHGDPLPADGSAMGELLVRGPTLFDGYLNRPDADAATRTGDGWYRTGDIATIGPDGRHRIVGRASTDLIKSGGYRIGAGEVEEALLAHPGVREAAVVGTPDPVLGQQVTAYVVGDGVAEPELIDFVARLLSVHKRPRRVHLVDALPRNALGKVQKTRLG, from the coding sequence GTGACCCTGTTGACGGCGTTGTCCACGGCCGCGGACGACCGCCCGGACGCGGTCCGGGTGGCCGGGCGGTCGATCTCCCGGGCGCGGCTGCTGGCCAGCGCCACGGCGGTCGCCGACCGCGTCCGGGGGCTGGATCGGGTGGCCGTGCTGGCCACCCCGTCACTGGAGACCGTGGTGGGGATCGTCGGCGCGCTGCTGGCCGACGTCACCGTGGTGCCGCTGCCGCCCGACGCCGGCCCGATGGAACGCGAGCACATCCTGCGGGACTCCGCGGCGGCCGCGGTGCTGGCCGCGACCGGGCACGACGTCGGCGGCGACCTGCCGGTGGTCCCGGTGTCACCGGACCTGCGCTCCTCGACCAGCCACCCGGTGCCCGCCCCGGACCGGCCCGCGCTGATCCTCTACACCAGCGGCACCACCGGGCTACCCAAGGGCGTGCTGCTCTCCCGCCGGGCGATCGCCGCCTGCCTGGACGGGCTCGCCGACGCCTGGGCCTGGACCCCGGACGACCTGCTGGTGCACGGGCTGCCGCTGTTCCACGTACACGGACTGGTGCTGGGCCTGCTCGGACCGCTGCGGCACGGCAGCCGGCTGGACCACGTCGGGCGCCCCCACCCCGAGCGGTACGCCGCCGCCGGCGGGACGCTGCTGTTCGGGGTGCCGACCGTCTGGTCCCGGATCTGCGCCGACCCGGCCGCCGCCCGCGCCCTGCGCCGGGCCCGGTTGCTGGTCTCCGGCAGCGCGGCGCTGCCGGCGGCGGTCTTCGACGGCCTGCGCGCGCTCACCGGGCACCGGGTGGCCGAGCGGTACGGGATGACCGAGACCCTGATCACGGTGAGCGCCCGGGCGGACGGCCCCCGCGAGGCCGGCTGGGTGGGCTGGCCGCTGCCCGGGGTCGGCACCCGGCTGGTCGACGAGCACGGCGACCCGCTGCCCGCGGACGGCTCGGCGATGGGCGAATTGCTGGTCCGGGGGCCGACGCTCTTCGACGGCTACCTCAACCGGCCGGACGCGGACGCCGCCACCCGGACCGGCGACGGCTGGTACCGCACCGGCGACATCGCCACCATCGGCCCGGACGGTCGGCACCGGATCGTCGGGCGCGCGTCGACTGACCTGATCAAGAGCGGCGGCTACCGGATCGGCGCCGGGGAGGTCGAGGAGGCGCTACTGGCCCACCCCGGGGTACGCGAGGCGGCGGTGGTGGGCACCCCGGACCCGGTGCTGGGCCAGCAGGTCACCGCGTACGTGGTCGGCGACGGGGTGGCCGAGCCGGAGCTGATCGACTTCGTGGCCCGGCTGCTGTCGGTCCACAAACGACCGCGCCGGGTGCACCTGGTTGACGCGCTGCCCCGCAACGCCCTCGGGAAGGTGCAGAAGACCCGGCTCGGGTGA
- a CDS encoding acyl-CoA dehydrogenase family protein produces MDLNDSTEQAAFRAGLRAWLRERLPEPAPDGAPGDPAALRDWTKQVHAAGYAGLTWPVAYGGRGLSPVHQGIFAEECALAGAPEQLNVIGLNMVGPTLIRYGTPAQQERHLAAILAGDDVFCQGFSEPEAGSDLAAVRTAARRVPGGFVVDGEKLWSSYAPLADHCLLLARTGPDGPRHRGLTCFLLDMRATGVTVRPLRQINGAAEFGQILLAGVRVGDDCVVGEVDAGWAVAMTTLAHERGTFGITLNARLSVQFDRLLATVRATGHADDPLVRDEVAQLHVEVQALRWTGYRALTGLQRTGEPGPESAVLKLHWSHVHQRVCDLAVRLLGERAALDGADAYWAGYWQGQLLRSRGNTIEGGTSEILRGLIAERVAGLPRWR; encoded by the coding sequence GTGGACCTGAACGACAGCACCGAGCAGGCCGCGTTCCGCGCCGGGCTGCGGGCCTGGCTGCGCGAACGGCTACCCGAGCCGGCGCCCGACGGTGCGCCCGGCGACCCGGCCGCGCTGCGGGACTGGACCAAGCAGGTGCACGCCGCCGGCTACGCCGGCCTCACCTGGCCGGTGGCCTACGGCGGTCGCGGCCTCTCCCCCGTGCACCAGGGCATCTTCGCCGAGGAGTGCGCCCTGGCCGGCGCCCCCGAACAGCTCAACGTGATCGGCCTGAACATGGTGGGCCCGACCCTGATCCGGTACGGCACCCCGGCGCAGCAGGAGCGCCACCTGGCCGCGATCCTCGCCGGCGACGACGTGTTCTGTCAGGGCTTCTCCGAGCCGGAGGCGGGCTCCGACCTGGCCGCCGTGCGCACCGCCGCGCGCCGGGTGCCGGGCGGGTTCGTGGTCGACGGGGAGAAACTCTGGTCCTCGTACGCCCCACTGGCCGACCACTGCCTGCTGCTGGCCCGCACCGGGCCGGACGGGCCGCGGCACCGGGGCCTCACCTGCTTCCTGCTCGACATGCGGGCCACCGGGGTGACGGTACGGCCGCTGCGGCAGATCAACGGCGCCGCGGAGTTCGGCCAGATCCTGCTGGCCGGGGTGCGGGTCGGCGACGACTGCGTGGTCGGCGAGGTCGACGCGGGGTGGGCGGTGGCGATGACCACGCTCGCCCACGAACGCGGCACCTTCGGCATCACCCTGAACGCCCGGCTCAGCGTCCAGTTCGACCGGTTGCTGGCCACCGTGCGGGCCACCGGCCACGCCGACGACCCGCTGGTCCGCGACGAGGTGGCCCAACTGCACGTCGAGGTGCAGGCCCTGCGCTGGACCGGCTACCGGGCGCTGACCGGGTTGCAGCGCACCGGTGAGCCGGGTCCGGAGAGCGCGGTGCTGAAGCTGCACTGGTCGCACGTCCACCAGCGGGTCTGCGACCTGGCGGTCCGGCTGCTCGGCGAGCGCGCGGCGCTGGACGGCGCGGACGCGTACTGGGCCGGCTACTGGCAGGGGCAGCTGCTGCGCAGCCGGGGCAACACCATCGAGGGCGGCACCTCGGAGATCCTGCGCGGGCTCATCGCCGAGCGGGTCGCCGGGCTGCCGCGCTGGCGCTGA
- a CDS encoding AMP-binding protein, which yields MARLLDELVRDRAGEPALADRHRRLDWWALNDRVNRWLRVLRDHGLSVGDTVAVVVGNRVEVFEALLAGLHGGLRVVPVNWHLTAPELRHILTDSASRAVLVDASRAAVVAAALRPDECPVRLLVGAAEPPGSAPVEASPGSAPVEESAGHGAATGFTPVEPLLAAADGAEPPGQVCGSVMLYTSGTTGAPKGVVNGVFRQGEPLAGVGRLLAYAGLVLKVPATGRALLVGPWYHSAQLYFALLPLLRGCELRIEERFDPERTLRLIDAESVNLCHLVPTQFVRLLRLPEPVRRRFDGGSLRRVWHGGGPCGPEVKRRMIEWWGPVVVEYYAATEGGVVTLIEAEEWLARPGSVGRAVPPTRILVVGPDGAELPPGRVGRVFFRRGAAQDFHYHGDPAKTREAHLAPGVYTYGELGYLDGDGYLFLTGRHSQTIVSGGVNVYPAEVEAALLAHEAVQDVAVLGVPDEEFGERVCALVQLTGQGLAAADAPATLDRHCRTRLAGFKVPRVWRVVDRLPRDETGKLRLEALRSLAPRPPAAART from the coding sequence GTGGCCCGACTCCTCGACGAGCTGGTGCGGGACCGGGCCGGCGAGCCGGCGCTGGCCGACCGGCACCGCCGGCTCGACTGGTGGGCGCTCAACGACCGGGTGAACCGGTGGCTGCGGGTGCTGCGCGACCACGGCCTGTCGGTCGGGGACACCGTGGCGGTGGTGGTCGGCAACCGGGTCGAGGTGTTCGAGGCGTTGCTCGCCGGCCTGCACGGCGGCCTGCGGGTGGTCCCGGTGAACTGGCACCTCACCGCGCCGGAGCTGCGCCACATCCTGACCGACTCGGCCAGCCGCGCGGTGCTGGTGGACGCGTCCCGGGCCGCTGTCGTCGCCGCCGCGCTGCGGCCGGACGAGTGCCCGGTCCGGCTGCTGGTCGGCGCCGCCGAGCCGCCCGGCTCCGCGCCCGTCGAGGCGTCGCCCGGCTCCGCGCCCGTCGAGGAGTCGGCGGGCCACGGCGCGGCGACCGGGTTCACCCCCGTCGAGCCGTTGCTCGCCGCCGCCGACGGGGCGGAACCGCCGGGGCAGGTCTGCGGGTCGGTGATGCTCTACACGTCGGGCACCACCGGGGCGCCGAAGGGCGTGGTCAACGGGGTGTTCCGGCAGGGCGAGCCGCTCGCCGGGGTCGGCCGGCTGCTGGCGTACGCCGGACTGGTGCTGAAGGTGCCGGCCACCGGCCGGGCCCTGCTGGTCGGCCCGTGGTACCACTCCGCCCAGCTGTACTTCGCGCTGCTGCCCCTGCTGCGCGGCTGCGAGCTGCGCATCGAGGAACGGTTCGATCCGGAACGCACGCTGCGACTCATCGACGCCGAGTCGGTCAACCTATGCCACCTGGTGCCCACCCAGTTCGTCCGCCTGCTGCGGTTGCCGGAGCCGGTGCGCCGCCGCTTCGACGGCGGCAGCCTGCGCCGGGTCTGGCACGGCGGCGGGCCGTGCGGGCCGGAGGTGAAGCGCCGCATGATCGAGTGGTGGGGCCCGGTGGTGGTGGAGTACTACGCGGCCACCGAGGGCGGCGTGGTGACCCTCATCGAGGCCGAGGAGTGGCTGGCCCGGCCGGGCAGCGTCGGGCGGGCCGTGCCACCGACCCGGATCCTGGTGGTCGGGCCGGACGGCGCGGAACTGCCCCCGGGTCGGGTCGGCCGGGTCTTCTTCCGGCGTGGCGCGGCGCAGGATTTCCACTACCACGGCGACCCCGCCAAGACCCGCGAGGCGCACCTGGCGCCGGGCGTCTACACCTACGGCGAGCTGGGCTACCTCGACGGCGACGGCTACCTCTTCCTCACCGGACGGCACAGCCAGACGATCGTCTCCGGCGGGGTGAACGTCTACCCGGCCGAGGTGGAGGCGGCCCTGCTGGCCCACGAGGCGGTGCAGGACGTGGCAGTGCTGGGGGTGCCCGACGAGGAGTTCGGCGAGCGGGTGTGCGCCCTGGTGCAACTGACCGGGCAGGGGCTCGCCGCCGCCGACGCGCCGGCCACGCTGGACCGGCACTGCCGCACCCGGCTGGCCGGGTTCAAGGTGCCCCGGGTGTGGCGGGTGGTCGACCGGCTGCCCCGCGACGAGACCGGCAAGCTGCGCCTTGAGGCGCTGCGCTCGCTCGCGCCGCGCCCGCCGGCCGCCGCGCGCACCTAG
- a CDS encoding acyl-CoA dehydrogenase family protein — protein sequence MEFGFTEQQRHLREVTRGYLAERYPPDRVAALADGPGHDPDGWAPLIDLGWRDPDLGLVEQAVLADESGYALHPVPWWSTLSAALPGTAPATVACHDDDCATLAVAHRTSAVRAVTGPDGWRVSGVKRLVPDLAAVTEVLLTAGTAEGVALFRVRRDAVGVTVVDRAGLDGLRRPADLRCADTPAEPVADVAGTPVALRRLRRRAYTLLAAEALGVARRAYDLAVAHARTRTQFGRPIGAFQGVSFRVADSYVAVELAHSLVYRAAWLAGRADGRPDGTVDEAVAAAVVAARDAAVRGCEHAIQVLGGIGMTWEHPVHRWYRRALWIRAFDAPSTRHRADLARALLGS from the coding sequence ATGGAGTTCGGCTTCACCGAGCAGCAGCGGCACCTGCGGGAGGTGACCCGCGGCTACCTCGCCGAGCGCTACCCGCCGGACCGGGTGGCCGCGCTCGCCGACGGCCCCGGGCACGACCCCGACGGCTGGGCGCCGCTGATCGACCTGGGCTGGCGGGACCCCGACCTCGGCCTGGTGGAGCAGGCGGTGCTGGCCGACGAGTCCGGCTACGCGCTGCACCCGGTGCCCTGGTGGAGCACGCTGAGCGCGGCGCTGCCCGGCACCGCGCCGGCCACCGTCGCCTGCCACGACGACGACTGCGCGACGCTGGCCGTCGCGCACCGCACCAGCGCGGTACGGGCGGTCACCGGCCCGGACGGCTGGCGGGTGTCGGGGGTGAAGCGGCTCGTGCCCGACCTGGCAGCGGTCACCGAGGTGCTGCTCACCGCCGGCACCGCCGAGGGCGTGGCGCTGTTCCGGGTCCGTCGGGACGCGGTCGGGGTGACCGTGGTCGACCGCGCCGGGCTGGACGGGCTGCGCCGCCCGGCGGACCTGCGCTGCGCGGACACTCCGGCCGAGCCGGTCGCCGACGTCGCCGGCACCCCGGTGGCGCTGCGCCGGCTGCGCCGGCGGGCGTACACGCTGCTGGCGGCCGAGGCGCTGGGGGTGGCCCGCCGGGCGTACGACCTGGCCGTCGCGCACGCCCGGACCCGTACCCAGTTCGGCCGGCCGATCGGGGCGTTCCAGGGGGTCAGCTTCCGCGTCGCGGACAGCTACGTGGCCGTCGAGCTGGCGCATTCGCTGGTCTACCGGGCCGCCTGGCTGGCCGGGCGGGCCGACGGGCGGCCGGACGGGACCGTCGACGAGGCGGTCGCCGCCGCCGTGGTCGCCGCCCGCGACGCGGCGGTACGCGGCTGCGAGCACGCCATCCAGGTGCTCGGCGGGATCGGGATGACCTGGGAGCACCCGGTGCACCGGTGGTACCGGCGGGCGCTCTGGATTCGCGCCTTCGACGCGCCGTCGACCCGGCACCGGGCCGACCTGGCCCGGGCGCTGCTCGGGAGCTGA
- a CDS encoding class II aldolase/adducin family protein: MRDMNAPRTERSPEEERQHRKRQLAATLRIFARLGFDEGAGGHVTARDPIRPDHFWINRFGQHFGHVRVSDLLLVDHAGAVVAGTGTINPAGYAIHSQIHLARPDVVAAAHTHSTYGRAWSTLGRPLDPITQDACAFYEDHEVHEHYSGVVLDPAEGKRIAGTLGDRKAVILRNHGLLTVGGSVAEAAWWFVSMDRCCQVQLLAEAAGRPVLVDPDDARATRDTIGTPALGRLNFRPLYADVVRAEPDLLD, translated from the coding sequence GTGCGCGACATGAACGCTCCGCGCACCGAGCGGTCGCCCGAGGAGGAGCGGCAGCACCGCAAGCGGCAGCTCGCCGCGACCCTGCGGATCTTCGCCCGGCTCGGCTTCGACGAGGGCGCCGGCGGGCACGTCACCGCGCGCGACCCGATCCGGCCCGACCACTTCTGGATCAACCGGTTCGGCCAGCACTTCGGTCACGTGCGGGTCAGCGACCTGCTCCTGGTCGACCACGCCGGCGCGGTGGTGGCGGGCACCGGCACCATCAACCCGGCCGGGTACGCCATCCACTCGCAGATCCACCTGGCCCGGCCGGACGTGGTGGCCGCGGCGCACACCCACTCCACGTACGGGCGGGCCTGGTCCACCCTCGGCCGGCCGCTGGACCCGATCACCCAGGACGCCTGCGCGTTCTACGAGGACCACGAGGTGCACGAGCACTACTCCGGGGTGGTGCTCGACCCGGCCGAGGGCAAGCGGATCGCCGGCACGCTCGGCGACCGCAAGGCGGTGATCCTGCGCAACCACGGCCTGCTCACCGTCGGCGGCAGCGTGGCCGAGGCGGCCTGGTGGTTCGTCTCGATGGACCGCTGCTGCCAGGTGCAGCTGCTGGCGGAGGCGGCCGGCCGGCCGGTGCTGGTCGACCCGGACGACGCCCGGGCCACCCGGGACACCATCGGCACCCCCGCGTTGGGCCGGTTGAACTTCCGGCCGCTCTACGCCGACGTGGTCCGCGCCGAGCCGGACCTGCTGGACTGA